A window from Oryzomonas sagensis encodes these proteins:
- a CDS encoding TIGR03013 family XrtA/PEP-CTERM system glycosyltransferase: MSLRWFILIIVDVLLILLSLYSAAVVRFGYAEVTSKLSETSTFYTAFIFVLAILFASHLMDTYDFDRNTRKREIIINTLLGAATSFFLLSITYYVDPNIMLGRGILAISIAIFSLLQYVWHVIFYLVGRHNPRFSRRVLVLGTGSLASQVGEFCSAHNRNYTLAGYAVCTCNGAGDNEKQGESVVVPPDLIVGNADDLMAATLVAQADVIVVALSERRGVFPLRDVLRCKLNGIEVMDAPSFYELIHGKLMLEQITPSWIIFSSGFRRPIYFNICKRYIDIVLSLTGLFLTLPLFPFIAFAIKLDSPGPVFFRQMRVGNKEKMFNLFKFRTMRQDAEDASGAIWATKNDPRVTKLGSLFRKSRIDEIPQLYNVLKGDMSFVGPRPERPEFVEKLKQVIPYYSKRHFIKPGLTGWAQVRYPYGSTIEDAIEKLRYDLFYIKNISPFLDTLIFFETIKVVLFGRGGQ, encoded by the coding sequence ATGAGTTTGCGCTGGTTTATCCTCATAATAGTCGACGTCCTACTGATTCTGCTGTCTCTCTACTCCGCAGCCGTGGTACGTTTCGGTTACGCGGAAGTCACCAGCAAGCTGTCCGAAACTTCGACATTTTATACGGCATTCATTTTCGTCCTGGCGATCCTGTTCGCTTCGCACCTGATGGACACCTACGATTTCGACAGAAACACCAGAAAGCGTGAGATCATCATTAATACCCTGCTCGGTGCGGCAACTTCGTTTTTCCTGCTCTCCATCACCTATTACGTTGACCCGAACATTATGCTCGGGCGCGGCATACTGGCAATCTCGATTGCCATTTTTTCTCTCCTGCAATATGTCTGGCATGTGATTTTTTACCTGGTTGGCCGCCACAATCCACGATTTTCCCGGCGGGTTTTGGTATTGGGTACCGGCTCGCTGGCAAGCCAGGTCGGGGAGTTCTGTTCGGCCCACAACCGTAATTATACCCTGGCGGGATACGCAGTATGCACGTGTAATGGTGCCGGCGACAATGAGAAACAAGGCGAGAGCGTTGTCGTTCCCCCTGACCTGATTGTTGGAAACGCCGACGACCTGATGGCGGCTACGCTTGTTGCACAGGCCGATGTAATTGTTGTTGCACTGTCCGAGAGAAGGGGCGTTTTCCCGCTCAGGGATGTTTTGCGCTGCAAACTGAACGGCATTGAAGTCATGGATGCTCCCTCGTTCTATGAGCTTATCCATGGCAAACTCATGCTGGAGCAAATCACTCCCAGTTGGATCATTTTTTCCAGCGGCTTCCGCAGGCCAATCTATTTCAATATCTGCAAACGTTATATCGATATCGTCCTGTCCTTAACGGGTTTGTTTCTGACGCTCCCCCTTTTCCCCTTCATCGCATTTGCCATTAAACTTGATTCGCCGGGTCCGGTGTTTTTCAGGCAGATGCGTGTCGGCAATAAGGAGAAAATGTTTAATTTGTTCAAGTTCAGAACCATGCGCCAGGATGCGGAGGACGCGTCCGGCGCCATATGGGCCACCAAGAATGACCCGCGTGTGACCAAGCTCGGGAGCTTGTTCAGGAAGTCGCGGATCGATGAAATCCCCCAACTGTACAACGTTTTGAAAGGGGATATGAGCTTTGTGGGGCCGCGTCCGGAACGGCCTGAATTCGTTGAAAAATTGAAACAGGTGATCCCGTACTATTCTAAGCGTCACTTCATAAAGCCCGGACTGACGGGATGGGCACAGGTACGATACCCTTACGGTTCGACAATAGAAGATGCCATTGAAAAATTACGCTATGACCTGTTCTATATCAAAAATATCAGCCCGTTCCTGGACACGTTGATCTTCTTCGAAACCATCAAGGTTGTGCTTTTTGGCCGTGGCGGGCAATAA
- the prsT gene encoding XrtA/PEP-CTERM system TPR-repeat protein PrsT gives MLRIFLVALVLFVCSACGGKSKEELFSEGLKQLNAANSNAAVVLFRSALEKDENYSDARFQLAKAYAALGKREQAEREFTKVLKQNPSRDEVLLELAKLMVSAKKTDEAFKLAGRYLAKHPGSAECLETLGLACAASRRYDEAASYLLQAIKADPRRSKTKLELAALYVAAGKEPKARGLLDEIVAEDPKNPRAYYMLAAMEKSAGNADKALEIYQKILAINRSEVLAGYKSGLIRIERGELDQAEKTSDEMIKTFPKRSDGYRLKGLVSYQRKKYAEAAAQLQNSIKITPTSEGYYFLGLCYYNLGELETALSQFRKILDVVPTSRQARLMTGAILLTQKRTDDAITEINKVLQQNDKDAVAHNMLGNAYMAKGMFDEGMQELNRATKADPKMVDAYQKKGYYYLSRGKNTEGEMELATAVKMAPDSLNSRLLLASYYMRKGNTPKALSVLKSGLTGKKSDAPLYNALAALNFSESKQAEGIRNLQKAKEIDPLLPASYQSLATYYAVAGNYDKAIDEYGTLYRNDPHNAQAMLGLAALYEIKGDDRSALVYYQKAKDANIPAAFLAQASHHLKKKETDKAIKVLDDAIKVNPHDVSALEMKGRILVADKKYKEAVKMFDDVEALNPEAGIVLKVTTYVAMKNTAKAVEQARKVIAKYPGSARGYVLLGSVYENQKNYPGAIREVKNGLRVDPDNANALLFLGKLFETQKDYDQAMVAYVNAERKKPDYVPAIYAQGAIFDLKGKQREAVGKYRLCLEKSHTYVPALNNLAYLCAEGYGKKEEALRLAIGAFKLEPGNPGVMDTLGYALLKNRRIDEAKKVLEKAATLLPHNPTIAYHLALAYRTSGDKINAVRTLQKALTLGDFADANAAKSMLSELRK, from the coding sequence GTGCTTAGAATCTTTTTGGTTGCCTTGGTCTTGTTCGTTTGTTCTGCCTGTGGCGGCAAGTCGAAGGAAGAGTTGTTCAGCGAGGGACTTAAGCAACTGAACGCTGCCAATTCGAACGCTGCCGTGGTCCTCTTCAGAAGTGCTTTGGAGAAAGATGAGAATTACAGCGATGCGCGTTTCCAGTTGGCAAAGGCGTACGCCGCCTTGGGAAAGCGGGAACAGGCGGAAAGGGAGTTTACCAAGGTTCTGAAGCAAAATCCTTCCCGTGATGAAGTTTTGCTGGAATTGGCAAAACTTATGGTTTCTGCAAAGAAAACCGATGAGGCTTTCAAATTGGCGGGGCGCTACCTCGCCAAGCATCCCGGCAGCGCCGAGTGCTTGGAGACGCTGGGGCTAGCGTGTGCCGCGAGTAGGAGGTATGACGAAGCGGCGAGTTACCTGTTGCAGGCCATCAAGGCAGACCCCCGGCGTTCGAAGACAAAGCTCGAACTGGCGGCACTCTACGTGGCCGCAGGCAAAGAGCCGAAGGCAAGAGGCCTTCTGGATGAAATCGTGGCCGAGGACCCGAAAAACCCCCGCGCATATTATATGCTCGCCGCCATGGAAAAAAGTGCGGGAAATGCTGACAAGGCATTGGAAATTTATCAGAAAATCCTTGCAATCAACCGCTCGGAGGTGCTCGCCGGTTACAAGTCCGGGCTGATCCGTATTGAAAGGGGGGAACTGGATCAGGCTGAGAAAACCTCTGACGAGATGATCAAAACGTTTCCCAAAAGATCCGATGGCTATCGTTTGAAAGGGTTGGTCAGCTACCAGCGAAAAAAATATGCGGAGGCCGCCGCCCAACTTCAGAATTCCATAAAGATTACGCCTACCTCGGAAGGGTATTACTTCCTCGGGCTCTGCTACTATAATCTGGGTGAACTTGAAACCGCCTTGAGCCAATTTCGCAAGATCCTTGACGTCGTGCCCACTTCACGGCAGGCCCGGCTCATGACGGGCGCAATTCTCCTGACGCAAAAGCGGACTGATGATGCGATTACCGAGATCAATAAAGTGCTGCAGCAGAATGACAAGGATGCGGTTGCTCACAACATGCTTGGCAATGCCTATATGGCAAAGGGGATGTTCGATGAGGGCATGCAGGAGCTGAACCGGGCGACAAAAGCTGATCCCAAGATGGTCGATGCCTATCAGAAGAAGGGATATTACTATTTGAGCCGTGGGAAAAACACCGAGGGAGAAATGGAGCTTGCAACGGCCGTCAAGATGGCTCCCGATTCCCTGAATAGTCGCCTGCTGCTCGCCTCTTACTATATGCGGAAGGGCAACACCCCCAAGGCGCTGTCTGTCCTCAAGTCCGGTTTGACGGGGAAAAAGAGCGATGCCCCGCTCTATAATGCCTTGGCGGCTCTCAATTTCTCCGAAAGCAAGCAAGCCGAAGGTATCAGAAACCTGCAAAAGGCGAAAGAGATTGACCCGCTGCTGCCCGCGTCCTACCAGAGCCTGGCTACGTATTATGCCGTTGCGGGTAATTATGACAAAGCCATTGACGAGTACGGCACCCTTTATCGCAATGATCCGCATAATGCCCAGGCAATGCTCGGCCTGGCTGCTTTATATGAAATAAAGGGCGACGACCGGTCGGCCCTCGTCTATTACCAGAAGGCAAAAGATGCCAATATCCCCGCGGCATTTTTGGCGCAGGCGAGCCATCATCTGAAAAAGAAGGAAACCGACAAGGCGATAAAGGTGCTGGATGACGCAATAAAGGTTAACCCGCACGATGTTTCAGCCCTCGAGATGAAAGGGCGTATCCTGGTTGCCGATAAGAAGTATAAAGAAGCCGTTAAGATGTTCGACGACGTGGAAGCCCTCAACCCGGAAGCGGGCATTGTCCTGAAAGTAACTACCTATGTAGCCATGAAGAACACTGCCAAGGCGGTAGAGCAGGCGCGCAAGGTCATCGCCAAATATCCGGGCTCGGCGCGTGGCTATGTGTTGCTCGGTTCCGTTTACGAAAACCAAAAAAATTACCCTGGCGCGATCAGGGAAGTGAAGAATGGTTTGCGTGTCGATCCCGATAACGCGAATGCGCTGCTCTTTTTGGGAAAGCTCTTTGAAACCCAAAAGGATTATGACCAGGCGATGGTTGCGTATGTCAACGCCGAGCGTAAAAAACCTGATTACGTGCCGGCCATTTACGCCCAGGGGGCAATATTTGACCTGAAGGGGAAACAGAGGGAAGCGGTCGGGAAATACCGGCTCTGTCTGGAGAAATCACATACCTATGTACCGGCTCTGAACAACCTGGCCTATCTCTGCGCGGAAGGTTACGGCAAGAAGGAAGAAGCCCTGCGGCTGGCAATCGGTGCCTTTAAGCTGGAGCCGGGAAATCCCGGAGTCATGGACACGCTGGGATATGCCTTGCTGAAAAATCGCCGAATAGACGAGGCGAAAAAGGTTTTGGAAAAGGCCGCCACTCTTCTCCCGCATAATCCAACGATCGCTTACCACCTGGCACTTGCATACAGGACGTCCGGTGATAAGATAAATGCAGTGCGAACCTTACAAAAGGCCCTTACGCTCGGTGACTTTGCCGATGCAAATGCCGCCAAATCGATGCTCTCTGAACTGAGAAAATGA
- a CDS encoding glycosyltransferase: protein MNITVMLATYKRNEILSRTLDSFCDIITDGLSWEIFVVDNHGDPKTEQLVLGFTNRLPIRYLVEKKRGKNNALNKAVKLATGDLFVFTDDDVIADHHWLLEMWDGSARWPDVSVFGGRILPQYPPGTKSPISEAHKFFKGAYVVVNWDTGEGHCPPHKVWGPNMAIRSTVFLEGWQFNPDIGPNGDNYIMGSETELLMKLEESGMNAVFLPNALVYHQIRREQLEVAWLYGRAFRYGRSMAQLYELPKAIYWFNAPRYLFRKLFETAIRRIIYCYDYDKRIDLGINYWILKGNIYQYRQRAKQECLDAGERTG, encoded by the coding sequence ATGAACATAACGGTGATGCTTGCAACATATAAGCGTAATGAAATATTGTCCCGCACTCTCGACAGTTTTTGCGACATCATAACTGATGGATTGAGTTGGGAAATTTTTGTGGTTGATAATCATGGCGACCCAAAGACCGAGCAACTGGTGCTTGGTTTTACCAATAGATTACCCATCAGGTATCTCGTAGAAAAAAAACGTGGAAAGAACAATGCCCTGAATAAAGCGGTTAAACTGGCAACGGGCGATCTTTTTGTATTTACTGACGATGATGTCATAGCAGATCATCATTGGTTGCTGGAGATGTGGGACGGTTCAGCGAGATGGCCGGACGTTTCCGTATTTGGAGGCAGGATATTGCCCCAATATCCTCCGGGGACGAAAAGTCCGATATCAGAAGCCCACAAATTTTTCAAAGGAGCCTATGTCGTTGTAAACTGGGACACTGGAGAAGGGCACTGTCCACCGCATAAGGTTTGGGGACCCAATATGGCCATACGTTCCACTGTTTTTCTTGAGGGGTGGCAATTTAATCCGGATATAGGCCCCAATGGGGATAATTATATAATGGGCAGCGAGACCGAACTGCTCATGAAACTGGAAGAGTCCGGGATGAACGCGGTATTTTTGCCGAACGCTTTAGTTTATCACCAAATTCGACGCGAGCAGTTAGAAGTTGCTTGGTTATATGGCAGGGCATTCAGATATGGGCGTTCTATGGCGCAGCTCTACGAACTGCCGAAGGCCATTTATTGGTTCAATGCACCTCGATATCTTTTTAGAAAGCTCTTTGAAACGGCTATCAGGAGAATCATATACTGTTATGATTATGATAAAAGGATTGATTTGGGAATTAATTATTGGATTTTAAAAGGAAATATATACCAATACCGGCAAAGAGCTAAACAAGAATGTCTGGATGCCGGCGAACGCACGGGTTAG
- a CDS encoding PilZ domain-containing protein yields MEKRNFTRVTFSGGASIKYKEQIFWGNIGNVSLQGFFIKTKHDLPLDNPLEVTIYQSHNSSIYLNACVVRSEEDGVGMKISGLDVNSFVRLREVISQQCNDQTLIMHETYKMANCIH; encoded by the coding sequence ATGGAGAAGAGAAATTTTACGCGGGTTACTTTTTCTGGCGGGGCCTCAATTAAGTACAAAGAGCAAATTTTCTGGGGGAATATAGGGAATGTAAGCTTACAAGGCTTCTTTATCAAAACAAAGCATGACCTGCCGCTCGATAATCCCCTGGAAGTGACCATCTATCAATCGCACAACTCTTCAATCTATTTGAATGCCTGCGTAGTTCGTAGCGAAGAGGACGGAGTGGGCATGAAAATCAGCGGACTGGATGTGAACTCCTTTGTCCGCCTCAGGGAGGTAATCTCACAACAATGCAACGATCAAACGCTTATTATGCATGAAACCTATAAAATGGCGAACTGCATTCACTGA